The following coding sequences are from one Onychomys torridus chromosome 14, mOncTor1.1, whole genome shotgun sequence window:
- the Klc1 gene encoding kinesin light chain 1 isoform X9, with amino-acid sequence MYDNMSTMVYIKEEKLEKLTQDEIISKTKQVIQGLEALKNEHNSILQSLLETLKCLKKDDESNLVEEKSSMIRKSLEMLELGLSEAQVMMALSNHLNAVESEKQKLRAQVRRLCQENQWLRDELANTQQKLQKSEQSVAQLEEEKKHLEFMNQLKKYDDDISPSEDKDSDSAKEPLDDLFPNDEDDPGQGIQQQHSSAAAAAQQGGYEIPARLRTLHNLVIQYASQGRYEVAVPLCKQALEDLEKTSGHDHPDVATMLNILALVYRDQNKYKDAANLLNDALAIREKTLGRDHPAVAATLNNLAVLYGKRGKYKEAEPLCKRALEIREKVLGKDHPDVAKQLNNLALLCQNQGKYEEVEYYYQRALEIYQTKLGPDDPNVAKTKNNLASCYLKQGKFKQAETLYKEILTRAHEREFGSVDDENKPIWMHAEEREECKGKQKDGTSFGEYGGWYKACKVDSPTVTTTLKNLGALYRRQGKFEAAETLEEAAMRSRKQRVAEVLNDPENMEKRRSRESLNVDVVKYESGPDGGEEVSMSVEWNGMRKMKLGLVK; translated from the exons ATGTATGACAACATGTCCACAATGGTGTACATAAAGGAAGAGAAGTTGGAAAAGCTGACGCAGGATGAAATCATTTCTAAGACAAAGCAAGTGATTCAGGGGCTGGAAGCTCTGAAGAATGAGCACAATTCCATCCTGCAGAGTTTGCTAGAGACACTGAAGTGCTTGAAGAAGGATGATGAAAGCAACCTGGTGGAGGAGAAATCCAGCATGATCCGCAAGTCCTTGGAGATGCTGGAACTTGGCCTGAGTGAGGCGCAG GTGATGATGGCCCTGTCCAATCACCTGAATGCCGTggagtcagagaaacagaagctaCGTGCTCAGGTTCGTCGCCTGTGCCAGGAGAACCAGTGGCTGCGTGACGAGCTGGCCAACACACAGCAGAAGCTACAGAAGAGTGAGCAGTCTGTGGCTcagctggaggaagagaagaaacaccTGGAGTTCATGAACCAGCTGAAGAAGTACGACGATGACATCTCTCCCTCG GAGGACAAAGACTCTGATTCTGCCAAAGAGCCACTGGATGATCTCTTCCCGAATGACGAAGATGACCCAGGACAAGGAA TCCAGCAGCAACACAGCAGCGCTGCAGCCGCCGCCCAGCAGGGGGGCTATGAGATCCCGGCAAGGCTGCGCACACTCCACAACCTGGTGATCCAGTATGCTTCACAGGGGCGTTATGAGGTGGCGGTGCCCCTCTGCAAGCAGGCCCTGGAGGACCTGGAGAAGACTTCGGGCCATGACCATCCCGATGTGGCCACCATGCTCAACATCCTGGCCCTGGTGTACAG GGATCAGAACAAGTACAAAGACGCAGCCAATCTCCTGAATGACGCCCTGGCTATCCGTGAGAAAACCCTGGGCAGAGATCACCCCGCG GTCGCCGCCACCCTGAACAACCTAGCTGTGCTGTATGGTAAAAGAGGGAAGTACAAGGAGGCCGAGCCGCTGTGTAAGCGagccctggagatcagagagaag GTGCTGGGAAAGGATCATCCGGATGTTGCCAAGCAGTTGAATAACTTGGCCTTACTGTGCCAGAACCAGGGCAAGTATGAGGAGGTGGAGTATTACTACCAGAGGGCCCTGGAGATTTACCAGACAAAGCTAGGACCCGATGACCCCAACGTGGCCAAGACGAAGAATAACCTG GCCTCCTGTTATCTGAAGCAAGGGAAGTTCAAACAAGCAGAAACGCTGTACAAGGAGATTCTCACCCGGGCACATGAACGGGAGTTCGGTTCTGTGGACG ATGAAAACAAGCCCATCTGGATGCACgcggaagagagagaagagtgcAAA GGGAAGCAGAAGGACGGGACATCCTTTGGAGAGTACGGTGGCTGGTACAAAGCCTGCAAAGTGGATAG CCCGACTGTCACAACAACTCTGAAAAACCTGGGGGCACTGTACCGACGCCAGGGCAAGTTTGAAGCTGCAGAAACGTTGGAAGAAGCTGCCATGAGGTCCCGGAAGCAG AGAGTGGCTGAAGTGCTAAATGACCCTGAGAACATGGAGAAGCGGAGGAGCCGGGAGAGTCTCAACGTGGACGTGGTCAAGTACGAGAGTGGCCCTGACGGAGGGGAGGAAGTGAGTATGAGCGTAGAGTGGAATGGG atgagaaagatGAAGCTCGGGCTGGTTAAATGA
- the Klc1 gene encoding kinesin light chain 1 isoform X10: protein MYDNMSTMVYIKEEKLEKLTQDEIISKTKQVIQGLEALKNEHNSILQSLLETLKCLKKDDESNLVEEKSSMIRKSLEMLELGLSEAQVMMALSNHLNAVESEKQKLRAQVRRLCQENQWLRDELANTQQKLQKSEQSVAQLEEEKKHLEFMNQLKKYDDDISPSEDKDSDSAKEPLDDLFPNDEDDPGQGIQQQHSSAAAAAQQGGYEIPARLRTLHNLVIQYASQGRYEVAVPLCKQALEDLEKTSGHDHPDVATMLNILALVYRDQNKYKDAANLLNDALAIREKTLGRDHPAVAATLNNLAVLYGKRGKYKEAEPLCKRALEIREKVLGKDHPDVAKQLNNLALLCQNQGKYEEVEYYYQRALEIYQTKLGPDDPNVAKTKNNLASCYLKQGKFKQAETLYKEILTRAHEREFGSVDDENKPIWMHAEEREECKGKQKDGTSFGEYGGWYKACKVDSPTVTTTLKNLGALYRRQGKFEAAETLEEAAMRSRKQGLDTVHKQRVAEVLNDPENMEKRRSRESLNVDVVKYESGPDGGEEMRKMKLGLVK, encoded by the exons ATGTATGACAACATGTCCACAATGGTGTACATAAAGGAAGAGAAGTTGGAAAAGCTGACGCAGGATGAAATCATTTCTAAGACAAAGCAAGTGATTCAGGGGCTGGAAGCTCTGAAGAATGAGCACAATTCCATCCTGCAGAGTTTGCTAGAGACACTGAAGTGCTTGAAGAAGGATGATGAAAGCAACCTGGTGGAGGAGAAATCCAGCATGATCCGCAAGTCCTTGGAGATGCTGGAACTTGGCCTGAGTGAGGCGCAG GTGATGATGGCCCTGTCCAATCACCTGAATGCCGTggagtcagagaaacagaagctaCGTGCTCAGGTTCGTCGCCTGTGCCAGGAGAACCAGTGGCTGCGTGACGAGCTGGCCAACACACAGCAGAAGCTACAGAAGAGTGAGCAGTCTGTGGCTcagctggaggaagagaagaaacaccTGGAGTTCATGAACCAGCTGAAGAAGTACGACGATGACATCTCTCCCTCG GAGGACAAAGACTCTGATTCTGCCAAAGAGCCACTGGATGATCTCTTCCCGAATGACGAAGATGACCCAGGACAAGGAA TCCAGCAGCAACACAGCAGCGCTGCAGCCGCCGCCCAGCAGGGGGGCTATGAGATCCCGGCAAGGCTGCGCACACTCCACAACCTGGTGATCCAGTATGCTTCACAGGGGCGTTATGAGGTGGCGGTGCCCCTCTGCAAGCAGGCCCTGGAGGACCTGGAGAAGACTTCGGGCCATGACCATCCCGATGTGGCCACCATGCTCAACATCCTGGCCCTGGTGTACAG GGATCAGAACAAGTACAAAGACGCAGCCAATCTCCTGAATGACGCCCTGGCTATCCGTGAGAAAACCCTGGGCAGAGATCACCCCGCG GTCGCCGCCACCCTGAACAACCTAGCTGTGCTGTATGGTAAAAGAGGGAAGTACAAGGAGGCCGAGCCGCTGTGTAAGCGagccctggagatcagagagaag GTGCTGGGAAAGGATCATCCGGATGTTGCCAAGCAGTTGAATAACTTGGCCTTACTGTGCCAGAACCAGGGCAAGTATGAGGAGGTGGAGTATTACTACCAGAGGGCCCTGGAGATTTACCAGACAAAGCTAGGACCCGATGACCCCAACGTGGCCAAGACGAAGAATAACCTG GCCTCCTGTTATCTGAAGCAAGGGAAGTTCAAACAAGCAGAAACGCTGTACAAGGAGATTCTCACCCGGGCACATGAACGGGAGTTCGGTTCTGTGGACG ATGAAAACAAGCCCATCTGGATGCACgcggaagagagagaagagtgcAAA GGGAAGCAGAAGGACGGGACATCCTTTGGAGAGTACGGTGGCTGGTACAAAGCCTGCAAAGTGGATAG CCCGACTGTCACAACAACTCTGAAAAACCTGGGGGCACTGTACCGACGCCAGGGCAAGTTTGAAGCTGCAGAAACGTTGGAAGAAGCTGCCATGAGGTCCCGGAAGCAG ggTCTTGACACTGTTCACAAACAGAGAGTGGCTGAAGTGCTAAATGACCCTGAGAACATGGAGAAGCGGAGGAGCCGGGAGAGTCTCAACGTGGACGTGGTCAAGTACGAGAGTGGCCCTGACGGAGGGGAGGAA atgagaaagatGAAGCTCGGGCTGGTTAAATGA
- the Klc1 gene encoding kinesin light chain 1 isoform X8 codes for MYDNMSTMVYIKEEKLEKLTQDEIISKTKQVIQGLEALKNEHNSILQSLLETLKCLKKDDESNLVEEKSSMIRKSLEMLELGLSEAQVMMALSNHLNAVESEKQKLRAQVRRLCQENQWLRDELANTQQKLQKSEQSVAQLEEEKKHLEFMNQLKKYDDDISPSEDKDSDSAKEPLDDLFPNDEDDPGQGIQQQHSSAAAAAQQGGYEIPARLRTLHNLVIQYASQGRYEVAVPLCKQALEDLEKTSGHDHPDVATMLNILALVYRDQNKYKDAANLLNDALAIREKTLGRDHPAVAATLNNLAVLYGKRGKYKEAEPLCKRALEIREKVLGKDHPDVAKQLNNLALLCQNQGKYEEVEYYYQRALEIYQTKLGPDDPNVAKTKNNLASCYLKQGKFKQAETLYKEILTRAHEREFGSVDDENKPIWMHAEEREECKGKQKDGTSFGEYGGWYKACKVDSPTVTTTLKNLGALYRRQGKFEAAETLEEAAMRSRKQGLDTVHKQRVAEVLNDPENMEKRRSRESLNVDVVKYESGPDGGEEVSMSVEWNGMRKMKLGLVK; via the exons ATGTATGACAACATGTCCACAATGGTGTACATAAAGGAAGAGAAGTTGGAAAAGCTGACGCAGGATGAAATCATTTCTAAGACAAAGCAAGTGATTCAGGGGCTGGAAGCTCTGAAGAATGAGCACAATTCCATCCTGCAGAGTTTGCTAGAGACACTGAAGTGCTTGAAGAAGGATGATGAAAGCAACCTGGTGGAGGAGAAATCCAGCATGATCCGCAAGTCCTTGGAGATGCTGGAACTTGGCCTGAGTGAGGCGCAG GTGATGATGGCCCTGTCCAATCACCTGAATGCCGTggagtcagagaaacagaagctaCGTGCTCAGGTTCGTCGCCTGTGCCAGGAGAACCAGTGGCTGCGTGACGAGCTGGCCAACACACAGCAGAAGCTACAGAAGAGTGAGCAGTCTGTGGCTcagctggaggaagagaagaaacaccTGGAGTTCATGAACCAGCTGAAGAAGTACGACGATGACATCTCTCCCTCG GAGGACAAAGACTCTGATTCTGCCAAAGAGCCACTGGATGATCTCTTCCCGAATGACGAAGATGACCCAGGACAAGGAA TCCAGCAGCAACACAGCAGCGCTGCAGCCGCCGCCCAGCAGGGGGGCTATGAGATCCCGGCAAGGCTGCGCACACTCCACAACCTGGTGATCCAGTATGCTTCACAGGGGCGTTATGAGGTGGCGGTGCCCCTCTGCAAGCAGGCCCTGGAGGACCTGGAGAAGACTTCGGGCCATGACCATCCCGATGTGGCCACCATGCTCAACATCCTGGCCCTGGTGTACAG GGATCAGAACAAGTACAAAGACGCAGCCAATCTCCTGAATGACGCCCTGGCTATCCGTGAGAAAACCCTGGGCAGAGATCACCCCGCG GTCGCCGCCACCCTGAACAACCTAGCTGTGCTGTATGGTAAAAGAGGGAAGTACAAGGAGGCCGAGCCGCTGTGTAAGCGagccctggagatcagagagaag GTGCTGGGAAAGGATCATCCGGATGTTGCCAAGCAGTTGAATAACTTGGCCTTACTGTGCCAGAACCAGGGCAAGTATGAGGAGGTGGAGTATTACTACCAGAGGGCCCTGGAGATTTACCAGACAAAGCTAGGACCCGATGACCCCAACGTGGCCAAGACGAAGAATAACCTG GCCTCCTGTTATCTGAAGCAAGGGAAGTTCAAACAAGCAGAAACGCTGTACAAGGAGATTCTCACCCGGGCACATGAACGGGAGTTCGGTTCTGTGGACG ATGAAAACAAGCCCATCTGGATGCACgcggaagagagagaagagtgcAAA GGGAAGCAGAAGGACGGGACATCCTTTGGAGAGTACGGTGGCTGGTACAAAGCCTGCAAAGTGGATAG CCCGACTGTCACAACAACTCTGAAAAACCTGGGGGCACTGTACCGACGCCAGGGCAAGTTTGAAGCTGCAGAAACGTTGGAAGAAGCTGCCATGAGGTCCCGGAAGCAG ggTCTTGACACTGTTCACAAACAGAGAGTGGCTGAAGTGCTAAATGACCCTGAGAACATGGAGAAGCGGAGGAGCCGGGAGAGTCTCAACGTGGACGTGGTCAAGTACGAGAGTGGCCCTGACGGAGGGGAGGAAGTGAGTATGAGCGTAGAGTGGAATGGG atgagaaagatGAAGCTCGGGCTGGTTAAATGA